The Sinomonas sp. P10A9 genome contains the following window.
AAGAAGATGTTCGGGCTCTTCCCGCCGAGCTCGAGGGTGACGGGGATGAGGTTCTGGGACGCGTACTGCATGATAAGCCGACCCGTGGTGGTCTCGCCGGTGAAAGCGATCTTGCGGATCCGCGGGGACGAGGCGAGCGGCTTGCCGGCCTCGACGCCGAAGCCGTTCACGACGTTGAGGACGCCCGCCGGGAGGAGGTCGGAGATGAGCTCGGCCAGGACGAGGATGCTCGCCGGGGTCTGCTCGGCGGGCTTGAGCACGACGGCGTTTCCGGCCGCGAGCGCGGGGGCGAGCTTCCACGTGGCCATGAGGAGCGGGAAGTTCCACGGGATGATCTGGCCGACCACGCCCAGCGGCTCGTGGAAGTGGTACGCCGTCGTGTTCTCGTCGATCTGGGAGAGCGAGCCCTCCTGGGCGCGGATCGCGCCGGCGTAGTAGCGGAAGTGGTCGACGGCGAGCGGGAGGTCTGCGGCGAGCGTCTCGCGGACGGGCTTGCCATTGTCCCAGGTCTCGGCGACGGCGAGCAGCTCGAGGTTCTCCTCGATGCGGTCCGCGATGCGGTGGAGGATGAGAGCGCGCTCGGCGACGGAGGTCTTGCCCCAGCCCGGGGCGGCCTTGTGCGCGGCGTCGAGGGCGAGCTCGATGTCCGCGGCCTGCGAGCGGGCCACCTCGCAGAACACCTTGCCGGTGACGGGGGTGACGTTCTCGAAGTACTCCCCGGCCACCGGGGCGACCCACTCGCCGCCGATGAAGTTCTCGTACCGGTCCTTGAAGGTGACCTTGCTGCCCTCGGTGCCCGGGAACGCGTAGACGGTCATGGCGAAACTCCTTTGTCTCTGTGGTGTCTGGCCTGGGGCCAATGGCTCCGGCTCTGGGCCGGCTCTGTCATCGTGGAACCGGTGTTGCACCGAGCGTAGGAGGGTGGGGGTTGCGGACGCGTTGCAACGATGTGGCGCGGCTCACAGTCAAGGATTCTCAGGTTGCACTCAGTTAACTTCCATGTTGTTTTAAGTTCTTCAAGGTAGAGGCGATTGGTTTCCCCCGCTCACTAGAGTCGCTTCGCGGCGCCATTCCGGCGCCGGTCCAAGCACCTTGGAGGGAACCATGAAGCGCACGATTGCTGCGCTCGCTTCGGCCTGCGCGGTCGGGGCGATCATCGCCACGTCGGTTGGGGCCGGCACGGCCGAGCCTGCCTCTGCCGCTCCGGCCGGGAACGACGGCCGCATCAAGAATGTCATCTACCTGCTCGGCGACGGCATGGGCCGTACCCACGTCACCGCAGGGCGCGAGCGGTTCTACGGAGCCAACGGCCGCCTGGTCATGGAGACCCTGCCGTCGCACGGCTTCGTGAGCACCTACGCGGTCGAGAAGAAGTCCGGCCAGCCGGGACAGGCGGACTTCGCCCCGAACTACGTCACAGACTCGGCCTCCGCCGCGACCGCGTGGTCCTCGGGTGTCAAGACGTACAACGCGGCGCTTGGTGTGGACGCCAAGGGCACGTCGGTTCCGACCGTCATGGAGATGGCCAAGCAGGCCGGCTACCGCACGGGCAACGTCAGCACCGCGGAGATCACGGACGCGACCCCCGCCGGCCAGATGAGCCACGCCCTCGCACGCGGCTGCCAGGGCCCGGTCTACTCGGCGAAGTCCTGCCAGGACACGGCCGTGACCGGCGGGGAACTGCCCACGAGTGACCTGCGCGTCACCCCGATCGCCAAGCAGATCGCCCGCAACGGCACGGCTGACGTGATCCTCGGCGGCGGCCTGAGCCGCTTCGACACCACGGACGAGAAGGCACTGCGCGATCAGGGCTACGACGTCCTCGGCTCCCCGAAGGACCAGACGGTCGCGACGAAGGCCGACCTCGCCAACGCCCAGGGCGGCAAGGTCTTCGGGCTCTTCAACAAGGGCAACCTCACGGTCGAGAAGTCGAAGCAGGACAACCCGTCGTCGGCCGAGGCCAAGGAGCCCACGCTCGCAGAGATGACCACGAAGTCCATCGAGCTGCTCGGCAAGGACGGTGGGAAGGGCAACGGCTTCTACCTCCAGGTCGAGGGCGCGCTCATCGACAAGCGCTCGCACGCGAACGACGCCGCTCAGACGCTCGAGGAGATCAAGGCGTTCGACGACGCGGTCGCCGCGGCGCTCGACTTCGCCAAGAAGGACGGGCACACGCTCGTCGTGGTCACGGCGGACCACGAGTGCGCCGGATTCAACATCATCGAGAAGGGCAGCTTCACGAACGCCGAGGCCGCCAACCCGCCGGTGAACGTGGACAGTGGCAACACCGCCAACAACTCCACGCCGAGCCGCGCGGGCGGCAACACGAAGGACGCGACCCGCTCGACCGGCATCGTCAACGGCGCCGGTGCGGCCGACCCGCACAACTTCGCCCCGGCGACGTTCCGCAGCGCTGACGATCCGGCCGGCGTCAAGGACGGTTCGAAGGAGGCCAGCCTGTGGCTGACCTACCTCTCCGGCAACCACACGGGCGCCGACGTTCCGATCTACTCCTACGGCGCGGGCTCCGAGAAGCTGCAGGGCACGGTGGACAACACCGACCTCTTCGGCATCGTCGCGGACGCCCTCCGGCTCCGCTGATCTCCTGATCCGCTGATCTCCCCGACAGGGGGCGGCTCGGGCCGCCCCCTGTCCCCCTTCTCCAGCCCAAGGACCATCGTGAAACCCCTCCTCGTCCCCGCCTTCGTGGCCGCCGCTCTCCTCGCCGGGTGCTCGTCCACCCCTGCCCAGCCCAGCGAACCGGCGCCGCGGCCGGTGTCCGTCCAGACTCAACTACCCGGGCTCACGGCCCCCGCCGGCGAGCCGGACCTCCCCTCGCTCGAGGACACCAGCCCGCAGCCCGGACAGGCCGTCCGCGCCGCGGGCCCCTTCGACAACCGCTTCGAGATCGATGGCCTCGTCTTCGACGGCAAGAGCGTCGCGGGCGCCGTCCGGATCACCTCGGACGTGAGCGACCTGCTCGAGCTCGTCGTCATTGCAGGCTTCTACGACGCCGGCGGCCAGCTCGTCAGCACTGGGCGGTTCGAGCACCATACCGACGCCGATGCCGGGCACCAGCACGCGGGCCCGCCGAGCGAGATCGAGGAGTTCACCATCGCACTCCCGGCCGAAGCCGCCGGCAAGGCCGTCTCTGCCGCCGTCGGCGTGCCGGTGCTGGTCAACGAGTAGGCGGCTCGTCCATGGGCTCGGCACCGGCGTGAGGCGAGGTAGGAGCATACGGTGCCTGCCGATGGGCCCTTCCTTTGTCCGGTGCCCGTCAACCAGACTGTAGCCATGTCGATCCTGCCGCAGATCAGCCTCCGCACCCCGCTCCCCTTCGACATCCTCAGCGCCCAAGTGGTGGTGGCCGGGCTCGGCTCCGCCTTCGAGGGCGTGTACGGATCCGTGGTCGTGCGCGACGCCGCGGGCCACGTCGTCGCCGAGTCCAACCTCATGGGCGGGGGCAACGGGTTCTCGCTGTTCCACAACGCCTTCGGCCTCGGCTCGCCCACAACGCCTGAGGGCACCGTGACCGTCCAGGGGACCAACCCGAGCGGGCTGCCCGAGAACGCCGTTTCGGTGACGGTGCCGGTCACGTTCGGGCGGACGCTCATGGGCGGGACGTACTCCGGCTTCACGCTGCACACCGTGGTCCCGGGCGACACACTCTCGGGGCTTGCGGACCAGTTCTACGGCGACGGCAGCAAATATGGGCTCATCTTCACGGCCAACCGGGACATCCTGTTCGACCCCAACGTCATCTACGTGGGGGAAGCTCTGCGGATCCCGCTCGCCTGATGGCGCATTTCTCCGGCTCCGTCACGATCGCACGCGCGCCCGAGGACGTGTTCGACTTCGTGGCCGACGAGCGCAACGAGCCGCGCTACAACCCCGAGATGACGACCGTCCAGAAGCTCACCGACGGGCCGATCGGCGTCGGCACGCGCTGGCGCGCTACCGTCGTGTCCCGAGGGCGTCCGCTGTCCATGGAGATCGAGGTGACGGAGTTCTCGCGCCCGGCAAGGCTGGGAAGCGTCACCCGCATGACGACGGCGCGCATCACCGGGGCGCTCACGTTCGCTCCCGCTGCGGGCGGCACCTTGATGAGCTGGTCCTGGAACCTTGAGCCGAAGGGCGCGATGCGGCTGCTCGGTCCCGTGTTCGGGGCCGTGGGGCGAAAGCAGGAGGAGCGGATCTGGCGTTCGCTCAAGCAGCTGCTCGAGGGAGAGGCACCGTCATGACGTTTCACATTTCGCTCCCGAGGATCATGAAGGTCGGCGCGGGCGCAATCCGGGAGCTCGGCGAGACTGTCCAGGACCTGGGGGCCGCTAGGCCCCTCGTCGTCACCGACCCGTTCATGAAGGAGTCCGGGACGGTCGACGCCGCCTTGGAGTCCCTCCGCGGCGCGGGACTCGAGACCGCGCTGTACGCCGAGAGCGTCCCCGATCCGACCACGGATTCGCTCGAATCGGGCCTCGCCGCCGTGAGGGAGCATGGCGCAGACCTCCTGGTCGGCTTCGGCGGCGGCAGTTCCATCGACACGGCCAAAGCGCTGGGCTTCCTGGCCCTCAACGACGGCCCGATGCGCAACTACAAGGCGCCCCGGAACAACACGGGCCCGGCCCTCCCGGTCCTCGCCGTGCCGACGACGGCGGGCACCGGCTCCGAGGCCACCCAGTTCACGATCATCAGCGATTCCGAGACCGACGAGAAGATGCTCTGCACCGGACCATCGTTCCTTCCGATCGCGGCGATCGTCGACTACGAGCTGACACTCTCGATGCCCGGGCGCCTGAGCGCGGACACCGGCGTCGACGCGCTCACGCACGCGATCGAGGCCTACGTGAGCCGCCGGGCCAACCCGTTCTCCGACGGCTTCGCACTGTCCGCGATGACCGCCATCGGGGCAAACCTCCGCGAGGTGTACAAGGACGGGTCGAACCGGCAGGCCCGCGAGGCGATGATGCTCGCGGCCACGCAGGCCGGCATCGCCTTCTCCAACTCGAGTGTGGCACTCGTCCACGGCATGAGCCGGCCGATCGGTGCCCACTTCCATGTGGCCCATGGCCTCGCCAACGCGATGCTCTTCCCCGCCGTCACCGAGTTCTCCGTCTCCGGCGCCGAGGCACGTTATGCGGACTGCGCCCGGGCGCTCGGCGTGGCAGGCGAGGTCGACGGCGATGCTGCCGCCGCCCTGACGCTCGTCGCCGAACTCAAGGCGCTCAACGAGGACCTCGCCGTACCCACGCCGAAGTCGCGCGGCATCAGCCGCGACGACTGGGAGCGGGCGGTGCCGGTCATGGCACAGCAGGCCCTGGCTTCGGGCTCTCCGGCCAACAACCCAGTGGTGCCGAGCGCGTCCGAGATCGAGGAGCTGTATTCGGCGATCTACGGCTGAGTCCTCCCCGCGAAGGACAACCGGCGCGGCTCACGGCCGGGGCGGGATGTTCTGGTTGACGTGGAAGAAGTTCTCCGGGTCCCACGTGGCCTTGAGCGCCGTGAGGCGGCGGAACTTCTCCGCCCCGTAGGCCTCGAACACGCGGTTCGCACCCTCCTGGCCGAGGAAGTTGACGTAAACGCCCGTCGCGAGGCGGTGGAGCTGATCCCAGAGGTCGCGGGTCCAGCCGACGTGGTCGACGATGGGCGTGCTCGCGTTCCAGCGGGTGTTGATGTTGACCAGGGCAGCGGCGCTCCTGTTGCCGTAGGCGCTGAAGTCCTCCGGTGTGCGGGCGAGGACGCCTCCGAAGCCTACGATCTTGATGTCAGAGGCGGGCGACGTGAACGACTTCCCGGCCTCGACGAGGGTGCCGACGGCGGCGTCGTCGAGGCCCGTGAGGTAGTCGGCCTTCCAGTAGTTCTCGGCGCCCGGGGCCCAGTACCGGTCCTGGGCCTTCTGGAACGCGGTGTAGGGTTTCGGTCCGAACGCGTCCACGGCGGGGCGGCCCAGCGAGCGCAGGGGCGCGAGGGCGGACTCGGCGTCCTTGGGCGCGCCGATCCACATGAGGCTCAGCGACAGGACCGGCTGGCCCCACAGGTGCTCGGGGAACGGCGGATCGGGGGGCGCGGTGCGCAGGACTGCGACCGACATCGCCTCGTCGCGCAGGCCTCCGATCGCCGCGGCCCATCCGGACAGGACATCGTGTGCCTGGTCAATCGGATAGATGAGCGGGCCGGCGATGACCTCGGGGCCGACGTCGTGCAGCGCGTACTCGAAGGACGTCGCCACGCCGAAGTTCCCGCCGCCACCGCGCAGGCCCCAGAAGAGCTCCGGGTCCGACTCGGCGTCGACCGTCCTCGCATCCCCCGATGCGGTCACGATGTCCACCGAGCGGAGGTTGTCCGACGCCGTCCCGTGGCGCCGCGATATCCAGCCGAACCCGCCCCCAAGAGTGAATCCCGCGATGCCCGTCGTGGACATGACCCCACCCGGGGTGGCAAGGCCGAACGCCTGGGCCTCGTGGTCGAACACGCCCCACGTGACGCCCGCCTGGACTCGGGCCCTCTTGGCCGCAGGGTCGATGCGGACGCCTTGGAGCGCCCGGAGGTCGAGGACCAACCCGTCGTCGCACGTGCCGAGGCCTGCCACGTTGTGCCCGCCTGCCCGCACTGCGAGCGTGAGGCCCTGCTCTGCGGCGAAGCGGACGCCCTCACGGACGTCGGCGGCACCGGCGCATTGAAGGATCGCCGCGGGATGTCGTTGGATCGAGGCATTCCAGACCTGGCGCACCCCGTCATAGTCGGGGCTGTCCGGAAGGACCACGCGGCCGCGGCTGCGTGACTGGAGGCGGCTGAAGTCGACGGGCATAGCGGATCGTCCCTTCGTGGGTTCCTCCCTCCGCGCACCATCGTCCCGCCTGAACGGGCGGCGCGCAACGGGCGGAGGCAGCCTCAGGCCGCCGGGCCCACCTCGATGTCCCGCCCCGCCAGCCGCCACTCGAGCATCCCGTCCTCGAGCCGGCGCGCGGCGCGGCCATGGGAGCGGAGGACGTCGACGGCGTCGTACGCCATGACGCAGTAGGCGCCGCGGCAGTAGGCCACGATGTCGGCACCGGTGGGGAGCTCGGCGAGGCGCGTCTCGAGCTCCCCGAGCGGGATCGAGACGGCTCCCGGCACGTGGCCCGCGCGGTACTCATCGGACGGCCGGACATCCAGGACCGTGACCTCCCCCGCGGAGGCCCGCTCGGCGAGCTGCTCTCGCGTGAGCCCCTCCTCGGTGGCCCGTGGGCCCGCGAGCCTCAGGTACGCGACCCGGCGGGGCTCGACGTCGGCCACCCGCTGCTGTGCGACGCCGCGCAGCAGCGCGTACAGCCGCAGCACGTCCGGCCCGGCGACCCCGTAGAAGATCTTCGTGCCCTCGCGGCGGGTGACCACAAGCCCCGCCTGCCGTAGCGCCTGGAGATGCGCGGACGCCGTCGAAAGCCCGAGCCCCGCCGCGTCAGCGAGCGCCTCGACGCTCCGCTCCCCCTGCGTCAGCAGGTCCAGGAGCTCGAGCCTCTTGCCGTTGGCGAGGGCCTTGCCCACGCGCGCGAACTCCTCGAACAGAGCTGCCTTGTCGGCGCGCCTGCCGGTCTGCGTTCCTGCGCCCACCTGCTCCTCCTTGTTTCTCCAAAGATCTGCGCTTCTCCAAAGATCCATGTAATACTGGATCAAGTCTATTCCATGTTTCTTTGGAGAACCACCCGTGAAGACCCCCACAGCACCGGCCCTGGGCCTCAGGCAGAACCTCTCGCAGTTCATGCTCCTCGTCGCTGTCAACGCTCTCGTCGGCGGAACGCTCGGACAGGAGCGCACGGTCCTGCCGCTGCTCGCGACGCACACGTTCAACCTCGGCCTCTACACGAGCGCGCTGACGTACATCCTCGCGTTCGGCCTGTCCAAGGCCGCGATGAACTACTTTGCGGGCACCCTCTCGGACCGCTTCGGGCGCAAGCCCGTGCTCGTGGCGGGCTGGATCGTCGCGATCCCCGTGCCACTCATGCTCATCTTCGGCCCGACCTGGGGTTGGATCGTGGCAGCGAACGTGCTCCTCGGCATCAGCCAGGGCCTCACATGGTCCACCACCGTGGTCATGAAGATGGACCTCGTCGGCCCGAAGCAGCGCGGCCTCGCAATGGGCTTCAACGAGGCGGCCGGGTACCTCGGCGTCGCGCTCACTGCCCTCGCGACCGGCTACATCGCCGCCGAGTACGGCCTGCGGCCGGGCCCGTTCCTCGTTGGCGCAGCGTACATCGCCCTGGGCCTCGGGCTCTCGGTCCTGAGAGTCCGCGAGACGCACCACCACGCCAAGGTCGAGGCCGCCCAGCACGTCTCCTCACACGATGCCGCCCACGGGAACCTCACCAACGGACAGGTCTTCGCGCTCACGAGCTTCAAGGACCGTTCGCTCTCCGCCGTGAGCCAGGCCGGTCTGGTCAATAACCTCAACGACGGTCTCGCGTGGGGACTCTTCCCCGTCCTGTTCGCCTCGGCCGGGCTGAGTCTCGGGCAGATCGGTATCCTCGCCGCCGTTTACCCGGCTGTGTGGGGCGCGGGGCAGCTCGTGACTGGCGCCGCGTCGGACAAGTACGGGCGCAAGTGGCTCATCGCCGCCGGCATGGTGGTGCAGGCCGTGGGCCTCGGGATGGTCGCCGCCGGTGACAGCTTCGGGATCTGGCTCGCCGCCGCCGTGCTGCTCGGGCTGGGCACGGCGATGGTCTACCCGACCCTGCTCGCCGCCATCGGCGACGTCGCGCACCCCACGTGGCGCGCCCGGTCGGTGGGCATCTACCGCCTGTGGCGCGACGGAGGCTTCGCGGTAGGCGCGCTCCTCTCCGGAATTCTCGCCGACCTCTATGGCCTGCCGGCCGCGATCGCCGCAGTGGGGGCTCTCACGGCACTTTCCGGTATTGTCGTCGCGGTCCGGATGCGCGGGAATGACCACGTGGCCGCGTAGTCCCGGACGAAGCACCCCGCGGGCACTGCGACGCACGACGGCGGGTGCCCGCCCGCCGTCGTGCGTCACCTTTGAATCAGATCACCGAGGCGGCGTCGCGGTCGTGGTCCGCTGAGCGCCAGCCCTGCCGGTGGAGTCGCTCGACGCCGGCGAGCAGGAGGTCGATGCCGAACTCGAACTCGAACCGGTCGTCGCAGCCCGATCCCACCACCGTCCCCGGATCGTGGGGGCGGCTCATCGCGACGGCCACGATGCCCGGGTACGTCGCCATCATGTACTGCGCCACCTCGGGCGGAAGCTCCTCGGCCTGCGCGGGGCTCGTCTCGTGGAGCTCCTGGGTGAATCCGAAGATCCGGCTGCCGAGCGTGTGCATGACGTGGTGGACGAGGTCCGCCGACAGACCCCCGGCGAGGAACATGCGGATCGTCGAGTCCGTGTAGGCGAGGACCACCGGGGTGGGCGCGGATTGGGCCTCCAGGACGCGGCGCGCCCACGGATGCCGGAGCATGACGTCGCGGGCGGAGAGGATCCGTCGGCGCACGTTCGCAAGCCAGTCCGGACCATCCTGCGGCGGCTCGATCTCTCCGATCACGGAATCGACCATTCCGTTGAGGAGCTCGTCCTTGCTGGCGACGTGCTTGTAGAGCGCCATCGGAACGACACCGAGGGCCTGGGCGAGCTTCCGCATGCTGATCGCCTCGAGCCCGGCGTCGTCTGCGAGCGCTACGGCTGCGAGCAGCACACGCTCTCGGTTGAGCGGTTCCCTGTGCCCTGAGTCATCTGCCATGACCAGATCCCAGTCTTCCTTCTGCCGATTGACAAGTGTACAGCGTACACCTATCGTTGAGATATAGAAGGTGTACGCCGTACACCTCACTCAGGATCTCAACCTCAGGAACGGGATTACCATGGTCTCGACACGGCGCACGGCAATCGTCATCGGCACGTCCTTCCTCATCACGCACGTCACGTCGGTCGTGGGCATGGTGCTCTACGGCCCGATCCTGACGAGCACCGACTACACCGCGCACCTCTCCGGCCCCGGCGCGAGCGGCGGCGCGCTCCTCGGGACGCTGCTCGAGGTGATCCTCTCCCTCGCGATCGTGGGGACTGGCGTGGCCTTCTTCCCTGTGATCAGGCGGCTCGGTGAGGGGATGGCCCTCGGCTACGCGGCACTGCGCACACTCGAGGCGGCCGTCATCGCCGTCGGCGTCACGCCGCTCATCGCGGCCATCGCACTCGCCCAGGCACCCGAGGCGGCCGGGACCGCCGGGCTCGTCCAAGCCCTCGCGGCCGTGCACAACTGGACGTTCATCGTGGGCCCCGGCCTCATCTGCCCGGCGAACACCGTGGTGCTCGCCGCGGTCCTGTTCCGCTCCCGGCTCGTGCCCCGCGTGATCCCAGTCCTCGGCCTCGTGGGCGGCCCGCTCGTCTTAGCCCTGAACGCGTGGCAGGTCCTCGCCCTCACTCCGCAGGCGCCGGGCTGGACCGCGCCAGCCGTCGTGCCAATCTTCGCGTGGGAGGTCAGCCTGGCCGTGTACCTGATCGTCAAGGGATTCCGCCCCACGCCGGCCCAGAGCGACCGAGTCGTCGAGGCAGTGCCCGCCTGATCGACGGTCAGAACCAAAGGGGTGGCCGCCCGCCGTCGTGCACTCTGCCCTGGCCCTTCTCCTTCCAGACTATGGGCGCCCCGGGGGCTTCCGGCAAGGGCCTCGCACGTGCTGACATTGCTGGCTGTGGAGACTGTGGAGAGCCATCAGGTGGTGATCGCGGGCGGCGGCCCGACGGGGCTCATGCTCGCGGCCGAGCTCGCGCTGGCGGGGACGGACGCGGTGATCGTCGAGAGGCGCGCGGACCAGGAGGTCGAAGGGGCCCGGGCTGGCGGCGTGCACTCCCGCACGCTCGAGGTCTGGGACCAGCGCGGCGTCGCAGAACGGTTCCTCGCGGCGGGGAAGACCATGCAGATCACGGGCTTCGCCGGGGATCCCGCTGGACATGAGCGACTTCCCCACCCGCCACCCGTACAGCCTCGCACTGCGCCAGAGGGACATCGAACGCATCCTGGCCGGCTGGGTCCTCGACGAGCTCGGCGTCCCGATCCTGCGCGGGCGCGAAGTGACGGGCTTCGCGCAGGAGGCGGGCGGCGTCGTCGTGCGCCTCTCCGACGGCCCGACGCTCGAGGCGGATTACCTCGTCGGGTGCGACGGCGGCCGCAGCCTCGTGCGCAGGGAGGCTGGCATCAGGTTCCCCGGCTGGGACCCATCGGTGAGCTCGCTCATCGCCGAGGTGGAGGTCGACGAGCGGCCCGAGCCGAGCCTGCGCTACACCGAGGAGGGCACGCAGGCCGTCGGGCCGATCGGCGACGGGAGCAAGGTGCGGGTCGTCGTGACCGAGAGGTACGAGGGAAATGAGGGAGGGACGGCGCGGGGCGAGCCGACCCTCGACGACGTGCGGCGCGCGCTCGTTGCGCACTGGGGCAACGACTTCGGCGTGCACAGCCCCTCGTGGATCTCGCGGTTCACCGACATGACGCGGCAGGCCGAGGCCTACCGGGCTGGCCGCGTCCTGCTCGCGGGCGACGCCGCGCACATCCACTACCCGGTGGGCGGGCAGGGCCTCGGCACCGGCGTGCAGGATGCCGTGAACCTGGGCTGGAAGCTCGCGCAGGTGGTCAAGGGGGTCTCGCCGGAGACCCTGCTGGACACCTACCACACGGAGCGCCACCCGGTTGCTGCCCGGGTGCTGCAGAACACCATGGCCCAGACCGCGCTCACCCGGCGCGACGCTCGAATGGACGCCCTCCGGGGAACCATGGCCGAGCTCCTCGGCATGGACGAGCCACGCCGGCGGTTCGCCGGGATGATCTCCGGCCTCGACATCCAGTACGACCTCGGCCCCGCTGGCTCCAGCCCTGGGCACCCGCTCGTGGGCCGTAGGATGCCGGATCTCGATCTGGCCACTGCGGCCGGGCCTCGGCGGGTGTTCGAACTGCTCCACGCGGCCCGGCCGGTGCTGTTGGGCTTCGGCACTGCCTTCGGTGCCGCGCCGCGGGCAGAGCAGGTGCGGGTTGTCGCGGCGACGCACACCCTGGCGCACGACGGCGCGTGGCAGCTTCCGGTCCTCGGCCCTGTTCCGGCCCCGGAGGCAGTCCTGATCCGGCCGGACGGCTACGTCGCATGGGCCGGATCCGCCGGGTCCCCAGAGGTGGGGCTGCGCGAGGCGCTGGGCCGTTGGTTCGGCCCTGGCGCCGCTGCGCAGAAACCGACGCTGAGCTGACCTGGAGGTCAGCTCAGCGGAACGGTCTCCTCCCACCCCCGCACCATCGAAGCTTGCCGTCGTACGCCCACGGAACAGGCCCCTCGGGCCAGCCCTCAGGCGACCTGAGCGGTGAGGCCGACGGCCTGGATGGCCTTGGCTGCGGCGGTCTCGTCATTGTCCGAGGTGTCGCCGCTGATGCCGACTGCACCCTCGACCGCGCCGTCGTCGCCGCGGACGATCACTCCGCCCGGCACCGGGATGAGACGCCCGCCCAGGGCCGCGGCCGCAGCGCTGATGAAGTAGGCCTGCTGCTCTGCCCGCTCCATGAGAGCCCGTGAACCCATGCCCAGGGCGAGGGCCCCGTACGCCTTGCCGTGCGCGATCTCGAAGCGGTTGTTCGAGGCGCCGTCTTCCCGCGCCGCGGCCACCACGTGGCCGCCGGCGTCGAGCACCACGACGGTCAGCGGCTTGAAGCCGTGCTGCCGTCCCACGGCGAGCGCCTCGTCGACCACACTGCGGGCCGTGGCGAGCCCGATGCTCACGAGGCGCTCCGGACCAGGACGTCGGCCTGCTTCTGCGCCGCGCGGTGGCGGTGCAGGATCGGCTCGGTGTAGCCGGAGGGCTGGCTGGCGCCGTCGAGCACGAGATCGCGCGCCGCGAGGAAGGCCTCGGAGTCGAACGAGGGCGCCATGGGCACGTAGGTCAGGTCCGAGGCATTCTGCTCGTCGACCACGGCAGCCATGCGCCGCAGCGCGTCCTCCACCTGCGCCCTGGTGATGATGCCGTGCAGGAGCCAGTTGGAGACGTGCTGGGAGCTGATGCGGCACGTGGCGCGGTCCTCCATGAGGGGGGTGCCCTCGATGTCGGGGACCTTGGAGCAGCCCACGCCGGCGCTCACCCAGCGCACCACATAGCCGAGCGTGCTCTGGATGTTGTTGTCCAGCTCGTTGCGGCGGGCCTCGTCGTCCCACTCGGCCGGATTGCCGAGCGGAAGGGTGAGCAGCTGGCGGAGCGTGGACCGCCGGCCCGCGCCCAGTTCGGCCTGCCGCGCGTCCACGTCGACCTGATGGTAGTGGATGGCGTGCAGGGTCGCAGCGGTCGGGGAGGGGACCCACGCGCAGTTGGCCCCGGCGAGCGGGTGCGCGATCTTCTGCTCGAGCATGTCAGCGAGGTTGTCCGGGGCAGCCCACATGCCCTTGCCGATCTGGGCGCGGCCGCGGAAACCGCACTCGAGCCCGATGTCCACGTTCGATTCCTCGTAGGCCTTGATCCAGCTGGTGGAGCGCATGTCCGCCTTGCGGACCATGGGCCCGGCGAGCATCGAGGTATGGATCTCGTCGCCGGTGCGGTCGAGGAAGCCCGTGTTGATGAACACGACCCTCTCGCGGGCCTCCCAGATGCAGGCCTTGAGGTTTGCCGAGGTGCGGCGCTCCTCGTCCATGATGCCGATCTTGAGGGTGAGCGGCTCGAGGCCGAGCACCGATTCGGCTCCGGCGAGGAGGGCGCAGGCCACGGCCACCTCCTGCGGCCCGTGCATCTTGGGCTTGACGATGTACACGGATCCGG
Protein-coding sequences here:
- the adh gene encoding aldehyde dehydrogenase, with the translated sequence MTVYAFPGTEGSKVTFKDRYENFIGGEWVAPVAGEYFENVTPVTGKVFCEVARSQAADIELALDAAHKAAPGWGKTSVAERALILHRIADRIEENLELLAVAETWDNGKPVRETLAADLPLAVDHFRYYAGAIRAQEGSLSQIDENTTAYHFHEPLGVVGQIIPWNFPLLMATWKLAPALAAGNAVVLKPAEQTPASILVLAELISDLLPAGVLNVVNGFGVEAGKPLASSPRIRKIAFTGETTTGRLIMQYASQNLIPVTLELGGKSPNIFFDDIAAKDDAYYDKAQEGFTLFALNQGEVCTCPSRALIQEGIYEKFLGDVVERTKKIVQGNPLDTDTMIGAQASNDQLEKILSYIEIGKAEGAKVLTGGKRAVLEGELAGGYYVEPTVFEGNNKMRVFQEEIFGPVVSVAKFSDYEEALEIANDTLYGLGAGVWSRDGNTAYRAGRDIQAGRVWVNNYHAYPAHAAFGGYKSSGIGRETHLMMLEHYQQTKNLLVSYAESKLGFF
- a CDS encoding alkaline phosphatase; this encodes MKRTIAALASACAVGAIIATSVGAGTAEPASAAPAGNDGRIKNVIYLLGDGMGRTHVTAGRERFYGANGRLVMETLPSHGFVSTYAVEKKSGQPGQADFAPNYVTDSASAATAWSSGVKTYNAALGVDAKGTSVPTVMEMAKQAGYRTGNVSTAEITDATPAGQMSHALARGCQGPVYSAKSCQDTAVTGGELPTSDLRVTPIAKQIARNGTADVILGGGLSRFDTTDEKALRDQGYDVLGSPKDQTVATKADLANAQGGKVFGLFNKGNLTVEKSKQDNPSSAEAKEPTLAEMTTKSIELLGKDGGKGNGFYLQVEGALIDKRSHANDAAQTLEEIKAFDDAVAAALDFAKKDGHTLVVVTADHECAGFNIIEKGSFTNAEAANPPVNVDSGNTANNSTPSRAGGNTKDATRSTGIVNGAGAADPHNFAPATFRSADDPAGVKDGSKEASLWLTYLSGNHTGADVPIYSYGAGSEKLQGTVDNTDLFGIVADALRLR
- a CDS encoding LysM peptidoglycan-binding domain-containing protein; its protein translation is MSILPQISLRTPLPFDILSAQVVVAGLGSAFEGVYGSVVVRDAAGHVVAESNLMGGGNGFSLFHNAFGLGSPTTPEGTVTVQGTNPSGLPENAVSVTVPVTFGRTLMGGTYSGFTLHTVVPGDTLSGLADQFYGDGSKYGLIFTANRDILFDPNVIYVGEALRIPLA
- a CDS encoding SRPBCC family protein → MAHFSGSVTIARAPEDVFDFVADERNEPRYNPEMTTVQKLTDGPIGVGTRWRATVVSRGRPLSMEIEVTEFSRPARLGSVTRMTTARITGALTFAPAAGGTLMSWSWNLEPKGAMRLLGPVFGAVGRKQEERIWRSLKQLLEGEAPS
- a CDS encoding iron-containing alcohol dehydrogenase, which produces MTFHISLPRIMKVGAGAIRELGETVQDLGAARPLVVTDPFMKESGTVDAALESLRGAGLETALYAESVPDPTTDSLESGLAAVREHGADLLVGFGGGSSIDTAKALGFLALNDGPMRNYKAPRNNTGPALPVLAVPTTAGTGSEATQFTIISDSETDEKMLCTGPSFLPIAAIVDYELTLSMPGRLSADTGVDALTHAIEAYVSRRANPFSDGFALSAMTAIGANLREVYKDGSNRQAREAMMLAATQAGIAFSNSSVALVHGMSRPIGAHFHVAHGLANAMLFPAVTEFSVSGAEARYADCARALGVAGEVDGDAAAALTLVAELKALNEDLAVPTPKSRGISRDDWERAVPVMAQQALASGSPANNPVVPSASEIEELYSAIYG